A stretch of Fusobacterium periodonticum ATCC 33693 DNA encodes these proteins:
- the dut gene encoding dUTP diphosphatase — protein MNKVKIRVLKKDGLNLPKYGTELSAGADIYSYNKEPIELKVGETKLIPTGLQLDIPDGYEIQLRPRSGLALKNQLTMLNTPATIDADYKGEIGVILTNLGKETFTVEPGMRIAQMVLNRVEQITWEITDNIGESNRGTNGFGSTGTK, from the coding sequence ATGAACAAAGTAAAAATAAGAGTATTAAAGAAAGATGGTTTAAATTTACCAAAATACGGAACAGAATTATCAGCTGGAGCTGATATTTATTCTTATAATAAAGAACCAATAGAATTAAAAGTAGGAGAAACAAAATTAATACCTACTGGATTACAATTGGATATTCCAGATGGATATGAAATTCAATTAAGACCAAGAAGTGGTTTAGCATTGAAAAATCAATTAACTATGTTGAATACTCCCGCTACAATAGATGCGGATTATAAAGGAGAAATAGGTGTTATACTTACTAATTTAGGAAAAGAAACTTTTACAGTTGAACCTGGAATGAGAATTGCACAAATGGTTTTAAATAGAGTAGAACAAATAACTTGGGAAATAACAGATAATATTGGAGAATCAAATAGAGGAACAAACGGGTTCGGAAGCACTGGAACAAAATAA
- a CDS encoding helix-turn-helix domain-containing protein, with protein MSIGEIIKKRRKKLNLSLKDIAKKLNVSESSISRYENEEIKNMRIDKLILLSEILQVDIKELLNDINFSRKKKKATLKEIEIANKLKTLRIENNLSLKKVADFLNITSSTILKYENTDITNIPIDNINKLAEIYKVNPSYILGLENYDKNEIHLSEEEKELILNLRKEKENNEKLFKESCKKYPELIAELEDILININKTIENDKNKKEEFYYNYDKQLFKKLIQLFQEEC; from the coding sequence ATGAGTATAGGAGAAATAATAAAAAAAAGAAGAAAAAAATTAAATCTTTCTTTAAAAGATATTGCTAAAAAACTTAATGTTTCAGAAAGTTCAATTTCAAGATATGAAAATGAAGAGATAAAAAATATGAGAATTGACAAATTAATTCTTTTATCTGAAATTTTACAAGTTGATATAAAAGAACTTTTAAATGATATTAACTTTTCAAGAAAAAAGAAAAAAGCAACATTAAAAGAAATTGAAATAGCAAATAAATTAAAAACACTAAGGATTGAAAATAATTTATCATTAAAGAAAGTAGCTGATTTTTTAAATATAACCTCTTCTACAATATTAAAATATGAAAATACAGATATTACAAATATACCAATTGATAATATAAACAAACTAGCAGAAATATATAAAGTAAATCCATCTTATATTCTTGGATTAGAAAATTATGACAAAAATGAAATTCATCTTTCGGAAGAAGAAAAAGAATTAATTTTAAATTTAAGAAAAGAAAAAGAAAACAATGAAAAACTTTTTAAAGAATCATGCAAAAAATATCCAGAATTAATAGCAGAATTAGAAGATATATTAATAAATATAAATAAAACAATTGAAAATGATAAAAATAAAAAAGAAGAGTTTTACTACAATTATGATAAACAATTATTTAAAAAATTAATACAATTATTCCAAGAAGAGTGTTGA
- a CDS encoding prohibitin family protein, which yields MNIKLKHILLGVLFALILGTGLTNCYTVNTGEVAIISTNGKLDKVEGEGLHFKFPLIQSKVFLETRERSYIFGKTEEQDTTLEVSTKDMQSIKLEFSVQANISDPEKLYRAFGTKYENRFIRPRVKEIVQATIAKYTIEEFVSKRAEISKLIFEDLKDDFAQYGISVSNVSIVNHDFSDEYEKAIEGKKVAEQSVEKAKAEQAKLLVEQENKVKLAEYELKQKELQAKANSIESNSLTPQLLRKMAIEKWDGKLPQVQGNNGSTLIKLDE from the coding sequence ATGAACATTAAACTAAAACATATATTATTAGGAGTATTATTTGCATTAATTTTAGGAACAGGATTAACAAACTGTTATACTGTTAATACTGGAGAAGTAGCTATTATTAGCACAAATGGTAAATTGGATAAAGTTGAAGGTGAAGGATTACACTTTAAATTTCCTTTAATACAATCTAAGGTATTCTTAGAAACTAGAGAAAGATCGTACATATTTGGAAAAACAGAAGAGCAAGATACTACTTTAGAAGTTTCAACTAAGGATATGCAATCAATTAAATTAGAATTTTCGGTTCAGGCTAATATTTCTGATCCAGAAAAATTATACCGAGCTTTTGGAACAAAATATGAAAATAGATTCATTAGACCAAGAGTTAAAGAAATTGTCCAAGCTACAATAGCTAAATATACTATAGAAGAGTTCGTAAGTAAAAGAGCTGAAATTTCAAAATTGATATTTGAAGATTTAAAAGATGATTTTGCACAATATGGAATATCAGTAAGTAACGTATCTATTGTTAATCATGATTTTTCAGATGAATATGAGAAAGCAATAGAAGGTAAAAAAGTTGCTGAACAATCAGTTGAAAAAGCAAAGGCAGAACAAGCTAAATTACTTGTAGAACAAGAAAATAAAGTTAAATTGGCTGAATATGAATTAAAGCAAAAAGAATTACAAGCAAAAGCTAATTCTATTGAAAGTAATTCGTTAACTCCTCAACTTTTAAGAAAGATGGCTATTGAAAAATGGGATGGAAAACTTCCACAGGTTCAGGGAAATAATGGAAGTACATTGATTAAATTAGATGAATAG
- the thyA gene encoding thymidylate synthase, whose product MKKSFDEIYKNIVDTIAEKGIWSEGNVRTKYADGTAAHYKSYIGYQFRLDNSDDEAFLLTTRQCPWKSAIKEIYWIWLLQSNNVNELEKLGCKFWNEFKLKDGTIGKSYGHQLAKETFGYKSQLHYVINELKENPNSRRIMTEIWIPEELHEMALTPCVHLTQWSVIGNKLYLEVRQRSCDVALGLVANVFQYSVLHKLVALECGLEPAEIIWNIHNVHIYDRHYDKLIKQVDGETFEPAKIKINNFKSIFDFKPDDIEVINYKYGEKINYEIAI is encoded by the coding sequence ATGAAAAAAAGTTTTGATGAAATATATAAAAATATAGTTGATACAATAGCAGAAAAAGGAATTTGGAGTGAAGGAAATGTTAGAACAAAATATGCAGATGGTACAGCTGCACATTATAAAAGCTATATAGGTTATCAATTTAGACTTGATAATTCGGATGATGAAGCATTCTTGTTAACAACAAGACAATGCCCTTGGAAATCTGCAATTAAAGAAATTTATTGGATATGGTTACTTCAATCTAACAACGTAAATGAATTAGAAAAATTAGGTTGTAAATTTTGGAATGAATTTAAATTAAAAGATGGAACAATTGGCAAATCGTATGGTCACCAATTAGCAAAAGAAACTTTTGGATATAAATCTCAACTTCATTATGTAATAAATGAATTAAAAGAAAATCCTAATAGCAGAAGAATTATGACAGAAATTTGGATACCTGAAGAACTTCATGAAATGGCGCTTACACCTTGTGTTCATCTAACACAATGGTCAGTGATTGGTAATAAATTGTATTTAGAAGTTAGACAAAGAAGTTGTGATGTGGCATTAGGTTTAGTTGCTAATGTGTTCCAATATTCAGTTTTACATAAATTGGTAGCACTTGAGTGTGGACTTGAGCCAGCAGAAATTATTTGGAATATACATAATGTACATATCTATGATAGACATTATGATAAATTAATAAAGCAAGTTGATGGAGAAACATTTGAGCCAGCAAAAATAAAAATAAATAATTTTAAGTCAATATTTGATTTTAAACCAGATGATATAGAGGTAATTAATTATAAATATGGAGAAAAAATTAACTATGAAATAGCAATATAA
- a CDS encoding transglycosylase SLT domain-containing protein, giving the protein MKNKFIYILIATFVAFFYFIFFFKEEKIVKESSSVAQEKTILKIESIIVNIGIEEMEKYYKKNELDILIKFYCEKYEIDQCLIKAIAKVESNKTNVIGDKHLKNHAYGFFQLRQTAINEVNRIYNLNKINLAEELIDNIDAQVEYTVLFIKHLKDNTKNEKEMISAYNVGLSNVKKGKYGKYYSKILKARGEINEF; this is encoded by the coding sequence TTGAAAAATAAATTTATATATATATTAATTGCCACTTTTGTGGCATTTTTTTATTTCATATTTTTTTTTAAAGAAGAAAAAATAGTTAAAGAATCTTCTTCTGTAGCTCAAGAAAAAACAATATTAAAAATAGAAAGTATTATAGTAAATATAGGAATAGAAGAAATGGAAAAATATTATAAAAAAAATGAATTAGATATATTGATAAAATTTTATTGCGAAAAATATGAAATAGATCAATGTTTAATAAAAGCAATAGCTAAAGTTGAAAGTAATAAAACAAATGTAATTGGAGATAAACATCTTAAAAATCATGCTTATGGATTTTTTCAATTAAGACAAACTGCAATTAATGAAGTTAATAGAATTTATAATTTAAATAAAATAAATTTAGCTGAAGAGTTAATAGATAATATAGATGCTCAAGTAGAATATACAGTTCTTTTTATAAAACATTTAAAAGATAATACTAAAAATGAAAAAGAAATGATTAGTGCTTATAATGTAGGTCTATCAAATGTAAAAAAAGGAAAATATGGAAAATATTATTCCAAAATATTAAAAGCTAGAGGTGAAATTAATGAGTTTTAA